The following coding sequences lie in one Mycobacterium sp. Z3061 genomic window:
- a CDS encoding M13 family metallopeptidase encodes MTVEAIRSGIDLSYVDPAARPQDDLFGHVNGRWLTDYDIPADRATDGAFRTLFDRAEEQVRDLIMQAAQSQAASGTDEQRIGDLYASFLDEDAVERRGLQPLLDELTVIDGAADRSALATVVGALQRTGVGGGVGLYVDTDSKDSSRYLVHFSQSGIGLPDESYFRDEQHAAVLAAYPGHIATMFGLVFGGTADDHADTAGRIVALESKLAAAHWDVVKRRDAELTYNLRTFTELENTSGFDWSGWVSGLGITPESVAELVVRQPDYLTAFADLWGSEDLEDWKSWARWRLIRARSPWLTSAMVEADFDFYGRRLTGTEQIRDRWKRAVALVETLMGDAVGKLYVERHFPPGAKDRIDTLVANLQEAYRISISDLDWMTPETRQRALTKLDKFTAKVGYPVTWRDYSALVIDREDLYGNFQRGYAVNHDRELAKLGGPVDRDEWFMTPQTVNAYYNPGMNEIVFPAAILQPPFFDAEADDAANYGGIGAVIGHEIGHGFDDQGAKYDGDGNLVDWWTDDDRTEFGARTKALIEQYEAYTPRGLDNGHHVNGAFTVGENIGDLGGLSIALLAYQLSLNGQPAPVIDGLTGVQRVFFGWAQVWRTKSRDAEAIRRLAVDPHSPPEFRCNGVIRNVDAFYEAFDVSESDELFLEPPRRVRIWN; translated from the coding sequence GTGACAGTAGAGGCCATCCGCTCGGGCATCGACCTGAGCTACGTCGACCCAGCCGCACGCCCCCAGGACGACCTTTTCGGGCACGTCAACGGCCGCTGGCTGACCGATTACGACATCCCCGCCGACCGCGCGACCGACGGCGCCTTCCGCACTTTGTTCGACCGGGCCGAGGAGCAGGTGCGCGACCTGATCATGCAGGCCGCTCAGAGCCAGGCCGCATCGGGCACCGACGAGCAGCGCATCGGCGACCTCTACGCCAGCTTCCTGGACGAGGACGCCGTCGAGCGCCGCGGACTGCAACCGCTGCTCGACGAACTGACCGTGATCGACGGCGCCGCCGACCGCAGCGCCCTGGCGACCGTCGTCGGCGCCCTGCAGCGCACCGGGGTGGGCGGCGGTGTCGGACTGTACGTCGACACCGATTCCAAGGACTCCAGCCGTTACCTGGTGCACTTCTCGCAGTCGGGCATCGGCCTGCCCGACGAGTCCTATTTCCGCGACGAGCAGCACGCCGCCGTGCTCGCCGCCTACCCGGGGCACATCGCCACCATGTTCGGCCTGGTCTTCGGGGGCACCGCGGACGACCACGCCGACACCGCCGGCCGGATCGTGGCGCTGGAGAGCAAACTGGCCGCCGCCCACTGGGACGTGGTCAAGCGCCGTGACGCCGAGCTCACCTACAACTTGCGCACCTTCACCGAGCTGGAGAACACCTCGGGCTTCGACTGGTCCGGCTGGGTCTCCGGGCTGGGCATCACCCCCGAGTCCGTCGCGGAACTGGTTGTCCGCCAACCGGATTACCTCACCGCCTTCGCCGATCTGTGGGGCAGCGAAGACCTCGAAGACTGGAAGAGCTGGGCGCGCTGGCGGTTGATCCGCGCCCGTTCGCCGTGGCTGACGAGTGCGATGGTCGAGGCGGACTTCGACTTCTACGGCCGACGGCTCACCGGCACCGAGCAGATCCGGGACCGCTGGAAGCGGGCGGTCGCGCTGGTGGAGACCCTGATGGGCGACGCCGTCGGAAAGCTCTACGTGGAGCGGCATTTCCCGCCGGGGGCCAAGGACCGCATCGACACGCTGGTGGCCAACCTGCAGGAGGCGTACCGGATCAGCATCAGCGACCTGGACTGGATGACACCGGAGACCCGGCAGCGCGCGCTGACCAAGCTCGACAAGTTCACCGCCAAGGTCGGCTATCCGGTCACCTGGCGGGACTACTCCGCGCTGGTGATCGATCGCGAGGACCTGTACGGCAACTTCCAGCGCGGCTACGCCGTCAACCACGACCGTGAACTGGCCAAGCTCGGCGGGCCCGTCGACCGCGACGAGTGGTTCATGACACCGCAGACCGTCAACGCCTACTACAACCCGGGGATGAACGAAATCGTCTTTCCCGCAGCCATTCTGCAGCCACCGTTCTTCGACGCCGAAGCCGACGACGCGGCGAATTACGGCGGTATCGGGGCGGTCATCGGCCACGAGATTGGGCACGGCTTCGACGACCAGGGCGCCAAGTACGACGGTGACGGCAACCTGGTGGACTGGTGGACCGACGACGACCGCACCGAGTTCGGCGCCCGCACAAAAGCTTTGATCGAGCAGTACGAGGCGTACACGCCCCGCGGGCTGGACAACGGTCACCACGTGAACGGCGCCTTCACCGTCGGTGAGAACATCGGCGACCTGGGCGGCCTGTCGATCGCCCTGCTGGCCTACCAGCTGTCGCTGAACGGGCAACCCGCGCCGGTGATCGACGGACTTACCGGCGTGCAGCGGGTGTTCTTCGGCTGGGCCCAGGTGTGGCGGACGAAGTCCCGTGACGCCGAAGCGATCCGGCGTCTCGCGGTGGACCCGCACTCGCCCCCGGAGTTCCGCTGCAACGGGGTAATCCGCAACGTGGACGCCTTCTACGAAGCTTTCGACGTCTCGGAGTCCGACGAGCTGTTCCTGGAGCCGCCGCGGCGCGTCCGCATCTGGAACTAG
- a CDS encoding XRE family transcriptional regulator, whose amino-acid sequence MTLAADQRNPAPATQGVRRPDPDQPVEFWSTAAIHAALQGGDIATWKRIAGALKRDPYGRTARQVEEILRGSRPVGIAKALWEVLERARTHLEANERAEVARHVKLLMERSGLVQQEFASRIGVAPEDLATYLDGSVSPSASLMIRMRRLSDRFVRVKNERSANSN is encoded by the coding sequence GTGACGTTGGCTGCCGACCAGCGAAATCCTGCGCCTGCTACCCAAGGTGTGCGGCGACCGGACCCTGATCAGCCGGTGGAGTTCTGGTCCACCGCCGCGATCCACGCCGCCCTGCAGGGCGGGGACATCGCCACCTGGAAGCGCATCGCCGGCGCCCTCAAGCGCGACCCCTACGGCCGGACCGCACGCCAGGTGGAAGAGATCCTTCGGGGGTCGCGGCCCGTCGGCATCGCCAAGGCACTGTGGGAGGTACTCGAGCGCGCTCGCACCCACCTGGAGGCCAATGAGCGCGCCGAGGTGGCCCGGCACGTCAAGCTGCTGATGGAGCGGTCCGGCCTGGTGCAGCAGGAGTTCGCCTCCCGAATCGGGGTAGCACCGGAGGACCTCGCGACCTACCTCGATGGCAGCGTCAGCCCGTCGGCGTCGCTGATGATCCGGATGCGCAGGCTGTCCGACCGGTTCGTCCGGGTGAAGAACGAGCGCTCGGCCAACTCCAACTAG
- a CDS encoding MFS transporter: MTAESGTIAATARTWTPRIAVQLAVLAAAAFIYVTAELLPVGALSAIARNLNVSVVLVGTLLTWYAFVAALTTVPLVRWTAHWPRRRTLLLSLVCLTVSQLISALAPSFAVLAAGRVLCAVTHGLLWSVIAPIATRLVPPSHAGRATMSIYVGTSLALVIGSPLTAALSLMWGWRLAAVCVTVAAAIVTVAARVVLPPLTLTTDQLQYVGRRSTHHRNRALIMVSLITMIGVTGHFVSYTYIVVIVRQVVGVRGPNVAWLLAAYGIAGVLAVALVARPLDRRPKGAIIVCMAGLTAALALLSALAFGWHRSATTALVVGTAAIVLWGAMATAVSPMLQSAAMRAGADDPDGASGLYVTAFQVGIMAGSLAGGLLYERSVAMMLTASAGLMGVALLAMAAIRPIVDTPDSAISQSD, translated from the coding sequence ATGACTGCCGAATCGGGAACCATCGCCGCAACCGCACGAACGTGGACGCCACGGATCGCGGTTCAACTTGCGGTGCTCGCCGCGGCGGCCTTCATCTACGTGACCGCGGAGCTGCTTCCCGTGGGGGCGCTGTCGGCGATCGCGCGCAACCTGAACGTCAGCGTGGTGCTGGTCGGCACACTGCTGACCTGGTACGCCTTCGTGGCGGCGCTGACCACCGTTCCGCTGGTGCGCTGGACCGCGCACTGGCCGCGGCGCCGGACGCTGCTGCTGAGCCTGGTGTGTCTGACGGTCTCGCAGCTGATTTCGGCGCTGGCGCCCAGCTTCGCGGTACTCGCCGCCGGCCGGGTGCTGTGCGCGGTGACGCACGGGCTGCTGTGGTCGGTGATCGCTCCGATCGCCACCCGCCTGGTGCCGCCCAGCCACGCCGGACGCGCCACCATGTCGATCTACGTCGGAACCAGCCTGGCGCTGGTCATCGGTAGCCCACTGACCGCGGCCCTGAGTCTGATGTGGGGCTGGCGGCTGGCGGCCGTGTGTGTCACCGTCGCGGCCGCCATCGTGACGGTCGCGGCCCGGGTGGTGCTGCCCCCGCTGACGCTGACCACCGACCAGTTGCAGTACGTGGGCCGACGCTCGACGCATCACCGCAACCGGGCGCTGATCATGGTGAGCCTGATCACCATGATCGGCGTCACCGGGCACTTCGTCTCCTACACGTACATCGTGGTGATCGTCCGTCAGGTCGTCGGCGTGCGCGGGCCCAACGTCGCGTGGTTGCTGGCCGCCTACGGAATCGCCGGGGTGCTTGCGGTGGCATTGGTGGCGCGTCCGCTGGACCGCCGCCCCAAGGGCGCGATCATTGTCTGCATGGCGGGGCTGACGGCCGCGCTGGCGCTGCTCAGTGCGCTGGCCTTCGGCTGGCATCGCTCCGCGACGACGGCGCTGGTGGTCGGGACGGCGGCGATCGTGCTGTGGGGCGCCATGGCCACCGCGGTGTCTCCGATGCTGCAGTCGGCGGCGATGCGCGCCGGCGCCGACGACCCGGACGGCGCCTCGGGCCTGTACGTCACGGCGTTCCAGGTGGGCATCATGGCGGGATCGCTGGCCGGCGGCCTGTTGTATGAGCGCAGTGTGGCGATGATGCTGACCGCGTCGGCAGGACTGATGGGTGTCGCGTTATTGGCGATGGCCGCGATTCGCCCGATAGTCGATACACCCGATTCGGCAATTTCACAGAGCGACTAA
- a CDS encoding MMPL family transporter: MMRLSRNLRRFRWFVFAGWLLALVPAVYLAMTQSGNLTGGGFEVAGSQSLAVHDQLVEQYPELGASPLALVAAPRADATYQDINDAVAELKRIAGELPGVTEAPNPTQRPPQPDRPYVVTLRLDARNPGTSDVAKKLRERVGVNGDQSGQTANGRVRLYVIGQGALSAAAAANTKHDIAKAEEWNLPIILVVLLAVFGSLAAAAIPLALGVCTVVVTMGLVYALSMHTPMSVFVTSTVSMFGIALAVDYSLFILMRFREELRTGRQPQEAVDAAMGTSGLAVVLSGMTVIASLSGIYVINTPALRSMATGAILAVAVAMLTSATLTPALLATFSRAAAKRSPLLHWSRRPESTVSRFWTRWVTWVMRRPWISAVAASAVLLLMAAPALSMVLGNSLLRQFDSSHEIRAGVASASQALGPGALGPVQVLVNFPDWPQGQDAVPVRAQKLAAIREKMTQAPDVASVGPPQYAADNKSAVLNAVLSVDPEDLRARHTVDWMRSQLPRVGGDAQVSVGGSTALIKDFDDQVSQTQPIVLAFVALIAFIMLLLSVHSVLLALKGVLMTLLSVAAAYGSLVMVFQWGWAESLGFPHLTSIDSTVPPLVLAMTFGLSMDYEIFLLTRIRERFLQTGHTRDAVAYGVSTSARTITSAALIMIAVFCGFAFAGMPLVAEIGVACAVAIAVDATVVRLVMVPALMAMFSKWNWWLPGWLGRILPSVDFDRPLPDVDLGGVVVIPEDITAAIAPSADLRVVIKSAAKLKHLAPDAICVADPLAFSGCARKEEPESAEADTVALATGPVGRVSLAYRSGIARAMSLADRPIHPVTLWRGRLSVALDALESKGTRNGFRRSSPVETTNVQLPTGDRLLIPTGAETLRFKGYLIMSRNSSRDYADFADMVDAMDPETVAVVLAGMDRYYCCQPLGSSSRSQWMATELVRRLADPDPSDLDDDWPEPDARADWEEVRQRCLSVAVAMLEEAR; the protein is encoded by the coding sequence ATGATGCGGCTGAGCCGCAACCTGCGCAGATTCCGCTGGTTCGTCTTTGCAGGCTGGTTGCTCGCCCTGGTGCCGGCGGTTTATCTGGCTATGACGCAGTCGGGGAATCTCACCGGCGGCGGGTTCGAGGTTGCCGGCTCCCAGTCGCTGGCCGTGCACGACCAACTCGTCGAGCAATATCCCGAGTTGGGAGCATCGCCACTGGCGCTGGTGGCCGCCCCCCGTGCCGACGCGACCTATCAGGACATCAACGACGCGGTCGCAGAGCTCAAACGGATCGCCGGCGAGCTTCCGGGCGTCACCGAGGCACCCAACCCGACCCAGCGGCCGCCCCAACCCGACCGGCCGTACGTGGTGACCCTGCGCCTGGACGCCCGCAACCCCGGCACCAGCGACGTCGCCAAGAAACTGCGGGAACGGGTCGGCGTCAACGGCGACCAGTCCGGGCAGACCGCCAACGGCCGCGTCCGGCTCTACGTCATCGGCCAGGGTGCGCTGAGCGCCGCCGCCGCCGCGAACACCAAGCACGACATCGCCAAGGCCGAGGAATGGAACCTGCCGATCATCCTGGTCGTGCTGCTGGCGGTGTTCGGCTCGCTGGCCGCCGCGGCGATCCCGCTGGCGCTGGGCGTCTGCACGGTCGTGGTGACCATGGGACTGGTCTATGCGCTGTCCATGCACACGCCCATGTCGGTGTTCGTGACCTCGACGGTGTCGATGTTCGGCATCGCGCTGGCCGTCGACTATTCGCTGTTCATCCTGATGCGCTTCCGGGAGGAACTGCGCACCGGCCGTCAGCCGCAAGAGGCCGTGGATGCCGCGATGGGCACCTCGGGTCTGGCGGTCGTGCTGTCCGGGATGACCGTCATCGCCTCTCTGAGCGGCATCTACGTGATCAACACCCCGGCGCTGAGATCGATGGCCACCGGCGCCATCCTCGCCGTCGCGGTCGCGATGCTGACGTCGGCGACGCTGACGCCGGCGTTGCTGGCGACGTTTTCCCGGGCTGCGGCCAAGAGGTCGCCGCTGCTGCACTGGTCGCGCCGTCCGGAGAGCACGGTGTCCCGGTTCTGGACCCGGTGGGTCACCTGGGTGATGCGCCGCCCCTGGATCTCCGCGGTGGCGGCCTCGGCGGTACTGCTGCTGATGGCCGCACCGGCGCTGTCGATGGTGCTGGGCAACAGCCTGTTGCGGCAGTTCGACTCCTCCCACGAAATCCGGGCGGGGGTGGCCTCGGCGTCGCAGGCGCTGGGCCCGGGCGCGCTCGGCCCCGTTCAGGTGCTGGTGAACTTCCCCGACTGGCCGCAGGGACAGGACGCGGTCCCGGTGCGCGCCCAGAAGCTCGCGGCGATCCGCGAGAAGATGACGCAGGCGCCCGACGTCGCCTCGGTGGGGCCGCCGCAATACGCCGCCGACAACAAGAGCGCCGTGCTCAACGCCGTGTTGTCGGTCGATCCCGAAGACCTGCGCGCCCGGCACACCGTCGACTGGATGCGCAGCCAGCTGCCCAGGGTCGGCGGCGACGCCCAGGTTTCCGTCGGCGGCTCGACGGCGCTGATCAAGGACTTCGACGACCAGGTGTCGCAGACCCAGCCCATCGTGCTGGCGTTCGTCGCTCTGATCGCTTTCATCATGCTGTTGCTCTCGGTGCACTCGGTGCTGCTGGCGCTCAAGGGTGTGCTGATGACGCTGCTGTCGGTGGCGGCCGCCTACGGCAGCCTGGTCATGGTCTTCCAGTGGGGCTGGGCCGAATCGCTCGGTTTCCCGCATCTCACGTCGATCGACAGCACCGTGCCGCCGCTGGTCCTGGCGATGACGTTCGGGTTGTCCATGGACTACGAGATCTTCCTGCTCACCCGGATCCGCGAACGCTTCCTGCAGACCGGCCACACCCGCGACGCGGTCGCTTACGGGGTCAGCACCAGCGCCCGCACCATCACCAGCGCCGCGCTGATCATGATCGCGGTGTTCTGTGGATTCGCCTTTGCGGGCATGCCGCTGGTGGCCGAGATCGGTGTGGCGTGCGCCGTCGCAATCGCGGTCGACGCCACGGTGGTGCGGCTGGTCATGGTGCCGGCGCTGATGGCGATGTTCTCCAAGTGGAACTGGTGGCTACCGGGCTGGCTGGGCCGGATCCTGCCGTCCGTCGACTTCGATCGCCCGCTGCCCGACGTCGATCTCGGCGGTGTCGTCGTCATCCCCGAGGACATCACCGCCGCGATCGCGCCCAGCGCCGATCTGCGGGTGGTGATCAAGTCCGCAGCCAAGCTCAAACACCTTGCCCCCGATGCGATTTGCGTAGCGGACCCGCTGGCGTTCTCCGGTTGCGCACGCAAGGAAGAGCCGGAATCGGCGGAGGCCGACACGGTGGCGCTGGCCACCGGCCCGGTCGGCAGAGTCAGTCTCGCGTACCGCAGCGGCATCGCCCGTGCCATGTCGTTGGCCGACCGCCCGATCCATCCGGTGACCCTGTGGCGCGGCCGCCTCTCCGTCGCACTGGACGCGCTGGAAAGCAAGGGCACCAGGAACGGTTTCCGGCGCAGCAGCCCGGTGGAGACCACCAATGTCCAGCTGCCGACCGGCGACCGTTTGCTGATCCCCACCGGGGCCGAAACGCTGCGGTTCAAGGGCTACCTGATCATGAGCCGTAACAGCAGCCGCGATTACGCCGATTTTGCTGACATGGTCGACGCAATGGATCCGGAGACCGTCGCGGTGGTGCTGGCCGGGATGGATAGGTATTACTGTTGTCAGCCTCTCGGCTCGTCTTCGCGATCGCAGTGGATGGCCACCGAGTTGGTTCGCCGGCTCGCGGATCCGGACCCGTCCGACCTCGACGACGATTGGCCCGAGCCCGATGCGAGGGCAGACTGGGAGGAGGTCAGGCAGCGCTGCCTGTCCGTGGCCGTGGCAATGCTGGAGGAGGCGAGGTGA
- a CDS encoding TetR/AcrR family transcriptional regulator, protein MRSPRERMVVSAALLIRERGARATAISDVLAHSGAPRGSAYHHFPGGRTQLLCEAVDFAGEHIAALIAEADSGPALLDMLIEKYREQLLATEFRAGCPIAAVSVEAGFDQDDRDRMAPVVQRAAAVFDRWSDLITQRFIADGIAAERAAELAEFATAALEGALLLARVRRDLAPLDLAHRQVRELIERNLPHE, encoded by the coding sequence ATGCGAAGTCCCCGAGAACGGATGGTGGTGTCCGCGGCCCTGCTGATCAGGGAGCGCGGTGCTCGCGCCACCGCGATATCCGACGTGCTGGCGCACAGCGGGGCGCCCCGCGGGTCGGCCTACCACCACTTCCCGGGCGGGCGCACGCAACTGTTGTGCGAGGCGGTCGACTTCGCCGGCGAGCACATCGCCGCTCTTATCGCCGAAGCGGACAGCGGTCCGGCGCTGCTGGACATGCTGATCGAGAAGTACCGGGAGCAGCTGCTGGCGACCGAGTTCCGCGCGGGTTGCCCGATCGCGGCGGTCTCGGTGGAAGCGGGCTTCGACCAGGACGACCGCGACCGGATGGCCCCGGTGGTGCAGCGGGCGGCGGCGGTGTTCGACCGTTGGTCGGACCTGATCACCCAGCGCTTCATCGCCGACGGCATCGCCGCGGAGCGGGCCGCTGAGCTCGCGGAGTTTGCGACGGCCGCGCTGGAGGGCGCGTTGCTGCTGGCGCGGGTGCGACGCGACCTGGCGCCACTGGATCTGGCTCACCGCCAGGTGCGCGAGTTGATCGAAAGGAATCTGCCCCATGAATGA
- a CDS encoding molybdopterin-dependent oxidoreductase, with product MNDWQPTACILCECNCGIVVQTEGRTLARIRGDKEHPASQGYTCNKALRLDHYQNGRGRLTSPLRRRADGSYEEIDWDTAIVEIAEGFKHIRDSYGGDKIFYYGGGGQGNHLGGAYSGAFLKALGSKYRSNALAQEKTGEAWVDAQLYGGHTRGEFEHAEVSVFVGKNPWMSQSFPRARVVLNEIAKDPRRSMIVIDPVVTDTAKMADFHLRVRPGTDAWCLAALAAVLVQENLCNEAFLAEHVHGADAVRAVLADVPVGEYAGRCGVDEELLRAAARRIGTADSVAVFEDLGVQQAPNSTVCSYLNKLLWILTGNFAKKGGQHLHSSFAPLFSTVSGRTPVTGAPIISGLVPCNVVPEEILTDHPDRFRAMIVESSNPAHSVADSAACREAFRSLELLVVVDVAMTETARLAHYLLPAASQFEKCEATFFNLEFPHNAMQLRHRLFPPLPGTLPEPEIWARLVRALGVVSDEDLRPLHEAAARGRQAYAEAFLGAVAGNPTLARVLPFVLYETLGPTLPDGLAGAAALWGQAQKTAMTYPDAVRRAGHEDGNALFDAIIGSPSGVTFTVHNYEDDFALIGHSDHKIALQIPEMLSEIKALAADPERLTSDELPIVLSVGERRAYTANDIFRDPSWRKRDADGALRVSVEDAQALGLHAGGRARITTAAGSAEATVEITETMLPGHAALPNGFGLDYVGEDGRTVVPGVAPNALTSTKWRDPYAGTPWHKHVPARIETVGAPRRSDVKSHA from the coding sequence ATGAATGACTGGCAGCCCACCGCGTGCATCCTGTGCGAGTGCAACTGCGGCATCGTCGTACAGACCGAAGGCCGCACCCTCGCCCGTATCCGGGGCGACAAAGAGCATCCGGCGTCGCAGGGTTACACCTGCAACAAGGCGTTGCGGCTGGACCACTACCAGAACGGCCGGGGCCGGCTGACCTCGCCGCTGCGCCGGCGTGCCGACGGTAGCTATGAGGAAATCGATTGGGACACAGCGATCGTCGAGATCGCAGAGGGTTTCAAACACATTCGCGACAGCTACGGTGGCGACAAGATCTTCTACTACGGCGGCGGTGGGCAGGGCAACCATCTCGGCGGTGCCTACAGTGGCGCGTTTCTGAAGGCGCTGGGCTCCAAGTACCGGTCAAATGCGTTGGCGCAGGAGAAGACCGGCGAGGCGTGGGTCGACGCACAACTCTACGGCGGTCATACCCGCGGCGAGTTCGAGCACGCCGAGGTGTCGGTGTTCGTCGGCAAGAACCCGTGGATGTCGCAGAGTTTCCCCCGGGCGCGGGTGGTCCTCAACGAGATCGCCAAGGATCCGCGGCGCTCGATGATCGTGATCGACCCGGTCGTCACCGACACCGCGAAGATGGCCGACTTCCATCTGCGGGTGCGGCCCGGAACCGACGCCTGGTGCCTGGCCGCGCTGGCCGCGGTCCTGGTGCAGGAAAACCTCTGCAACGAAGCGTTTCTCGCCGAGCACGTGCACGGTGCGGACGCTGTGCGGGCGGTGCTGGCCGACGTGCCGGTCGGCGAGTACGCAGGGCGGTGCGGGGTGGACGAGGAGTTGTTGCGCGCGGCGGCGCGTCGGATCGGGACGGCCGACAGCGTCGCGGTGTTCGAGGACCTCGGCGTGCAGCAGGCGCCCAACAGCACGGTGTGCTCCTACCTGAACAAGCTGTTGTGGATCCTGACCGGCAACTTCGCGAAAAAGGGTGGCCAGCACCTGCATTCGTCGTTTGCGCCGCTGTTCAGCACCGTCTCGGGACGCACGCCGGTGACCGGAGCGCCCATCATCTCCGGTTTGGTGCCGTGCAACGTCGTCCCCGAGGAGATCCTGACCGACCACCCGGACCGGTTCCGGGCCATGATCGTCGAAAGCAGCAACCCGGCCCACTCGGTGGCCGACTCGGCCGCGTGCCGCGAGGCGTTCCGGTCGCTGGAGCTGCTGGTTGTCGTCGATGTCGCGATGACCGAGACCGCCCGACTGGCGCACTACTTGCTGCCCGCGGCGTCGCAGTTCGAGAAGTGTGAAGCCACCTTCTTCAACCTCGAATTCCCGCACAACGCAATGCAGTTGCGGCACCGGCTGTTCCCGCCGCTGCCCGGCACGTTGCCGGAACCGGAGATCTGGGCGCGGCTGGTGCGTGCGCTGGGCGTGGTCTCCGATGAGGATTTGCGGCCGCTGCACGAGGCCGCGGCACGAGGGCGTCAGGCGTATGCCGAGGCGTTCCTGGGTGCCGTCGCGGGCAACCCGACGCTGGCCCGGGTGCTGCCTTTTGTACTGTACGAAACGCTGGGCCCGACGCTGCCGGACGGGTTGGCCGGCGCCGCGGCGTTGTGGGGACAGGCGCAGAAGACGGCGATGACGTACCCCGACGCCGTCCGGCGGGCCGGGCACGAAGACGGCAACGCGCTGTTCGACGCGATCATCGGCAGTCCCTCCGGCGTGACGTTCACCGTCCACAACTACGAGGACGACTTCGCGCTGATCGGCCACAGCGACCACAAGATCGCTCTGCAGATACCCGAAATGCTCAGCGAGATAAAGGCTTTGGCGGCCGATCCGGAGCGGCTGACCAGCGACGAGCTGCCGATCGTGCTGTCGGTGGGGGAGCGGCGCGCCTACACCGCCAACGACATCTTCCGCGACCCGTCCTGGCGTAAACGCGACGCCGACGGGGCGCTGCGGGTCAGTGTCGAAGACGCCCAGGCCCTCGGCCTGCACGCCGGCGGCCGGGCGCGCATCACCACGGCGGCCGGCAGTGCCGAGGCCACCGTCGAGATCACCGAGACCATGCTGCCCGGACATGCCGCACTGCCCAACGGTTTTGGGCTGGACTACGTGGGCGAGGACGGTCGGACCGTTGTCCCCGGGGTGGCTCCGAACGCGCTGACGTCGACCAAGTGGCGCGACCCCTATGCCGGCACGCCCTGGCACAAGCACGTGCCAGCGCGTATCGAAACGGTCGGCGCACCCCGGCGATCAGACGTAAAGTCGCACGCATAG
- a CDS encoding L,D-transpeptidase family protein → MSRSMRGRTRAGLVAALNAFGVAAVLMMGAGPALADPDEAPGDPGPVVAPVDPPAPEPLPIALPPLPDPFGLPPGDPAAVPVASGPVAGQDPTPFVGEPPFRPPSFNPVNGAMVGVAKPIIINFQVPIADQAMAERAVHISSIPPVPGKFYWMTPSQLRWRPLSFWPANTAVNIDAAGTKSSFRTGDSLIATADDATHQMTITRNGVVQQTFPMSMGMASGGHQTPNGTYYVLEKMPTVVMDSSTYGVPVNSPNGYKVTVSDAVRIDNSGNFVHSAPWSVADQGKRDVSHGCINLAPANAKWFFDNFGSGDPIVVKNSVGTYNKPDGASDWQL, encoded by the coding sequence ATGTCGCGCTCGATGAGGGGCCGCACGAGGGCTGGCCTCGTCGCCGCTCTCAACGCATTCGGAGTCGCTGCGGTGCTCATGATGGGCGCCGGACCGGCCCTGGCGGACCCGGACGAGGCGCCCGGCGACCCGGGACCGGTGGTGGCGCCCGTGGACCCGCCCGCGCCCGAGCCGTTGCCGATCGCTCTGCCGCCGCTGCCCGATCCGTTCGGCCTCCCGCCGGGTGACCCGGCCGCTGTTCCGGTGGCGTCCGGGCCGGTGGCCGGCCAGGACCCGACGCCGTTCGTTGGTGAACCGCCGTTCCGGCCGCCGTCGTTCAACCCGGTCAACGGGGCGATGGTGGGCGTGGCCAAGCCGATCATCATCAACTTCCAGGTGCCGATCGCCGACCAGGCGATGGCCGAACGCGCCGTGCACATCTCGTCGATCCCGCCGGTGCCGGGCAAGTTCTACTGGATGACGCCGTCGCAGTTGCGGTGGCGGCCGCTGAGCTTCTGGCCCGCCAACACGGCGGTGAACATCGACGCCGCCGGCACCAAGTCCAGCTTCCGCACCGGTGACTCGCTGATCGCAACGGCCGATGACGCCACGCACCAGATGACGATCACCCGCAACGGTGTGGTGCAACAGACCTTCCCGATGTCGATGGGGATGGCCTCCGGTGGGCACCAGACGCCGAACGGCACCTACTACGTGCTGGAGAAGATGCCGACGGTGGTGATGGACTCCTCGACCTACGGGGTGCCGGTCAACTCGCCGAACGGTTACAAGGTGACCGTGTCGGATGCCGTGCGGATCGACAACAGCGGCAACTTCGTGCACAGTGCCCCGTGGTCGGTGGCCGACCAGGGCAAGCGCGATGTCAGCCACGGGTGCATCAATCTGGCGCCGGCCAATGCCAAGTGGTTCTTCGACAACTTCGGCAGCGGCGACCCGATCGTGGTCAAGAACTCCGTCGGCACGTACAACAAGCCCGACGGCGCCTCGGACTGGCAGCTGTAA